The following coding sequences are from one Humulus lupulus chromosome X, drHumLupu1.1, whole genome shotgun sequence window:
- the LOC133806326 gene encoding uncharacterized protein LOC133806326: MSSETRGSPGTTPLVEDESSPPSASQITGNQTSHVSNSRNPLEDPADPYYLHHADNPGNILVSQPLTGQENYASWSRAMRLSISIKNKLGFLDGSIPKPSLSDSVLYNAWIGNNNIVISWILNSVSKEIFASNLYNESAAVIWTNLRVRFHQKNGQHIFNLIKELMNLKQDVLSINMYYTKL, encoded by the coding sequence ATGTCTTCTGAGACACGTGGATCACCTGGTACAACTCCATTAGTAGAGGATGAGTCCTCTCCTCCTTCTGCTTCACAAATCACAGGGAATCAGACTTCTCATGTTTCCAACTCCAGGAACCCCCTTGAAGATCCAGCTGATCCCTACTATCTCCATCATGCTGATAACCCCGGAAACATTTTGGTTTCTCAACCTTTGACTGGCCAAGAAAATTACGCATCTTGGAGTCGAGCAATGAGGCTTTCAATTTCGATAAAAAACAAGCTAGGCTTTCTTGATGGTTCAATTCCTAAACCTTCTCTTTCTGATTCAGTTTTATACAATGCTTGGATCGGTAACAACAATATTGTGATATCTTGGATATTAAATTCTGTTTCTAAAGAAATTTTTGCAAGCAATTTGTATAATGAGTCTGCTGCAGTCATTTGGACTAATCTTCGGGTCAGATTTCACCAGAAAAATGGACAACACATATTCAATCTTATAAAGGAATTAATGAACCTTAAGCAAGATGTTCTATCCATCAACATGTATTACACCAAGCTTTAG